A genome region from Gigantopelta aegis isolate Gae_Host chromosome 3, Gae_host_genome, whole genome shotgun sequence includes the following:
- the LOC121369149 gene encoding beta-arabinofuranosyltransferase RAY1-like isoform X1 has protein sequence MKVFGIRLKVCITFLLVAVGTFIFWGYYEVHVERKPDIVSVLATKNKLFRTVPLKYTESIPQIQNSTLKILNIAKQINARGLPVLLALVNNAYLSFTYSWLCNTMYMGIHRQVLFITTDSYSRKRIKRDWPAVKVVAVLDLNDLSGAQEYSKAGYVRLMVRRTELILAMLQERVMMLLFEVDCLWFANPLPLCKKEAKGYDIVASAISDRPGMIAAGFLYMLPTNRMITFWKKLTERLQRLGKQIQHFSEGRSISESDNDQTYFNRLVKDKYAGIKVNVLPFEIFADGRWYKLSDQEKEDIDPLIVNNNWVSGNKLKIRRAKKFGHWFWKEKSGKCDKTLVNDTVYQVDEKDLNF, from the coding sequence ATGAAGGTTTTCGGTATTCGACTTAAGGTCTGCATCACCTTCCTTTTAGTAGCTGTAGGGACGTTTATCTTTTGGGGGTATTATGAAGTACATGTTGAGAGAAAACCTGATATAGTATCGGTACTAGCGacgaaaaataaattgtttcgGACAGTACCATTGAAATACACCGAGAGTATCCCGCAGATTCAGAACAGTACGCTGAAAATTCTAAACATTGCTAAACAGATAAATGCCAGGGGGTTACCTGTTCTCCTTGCTCTCGTAAACAATGCTTATCTGTCGTTCACTTACAGCTGGCTGTGCAACACTATGTACATGGGCATTCATAGGCAGGTGTTATTCATCACAACAGACAGCTACTCTCGGAAGAGGATAAAGAGAGACTGGCCAGCTGTTAAGGTTGTTGCTGTACTCGATCTGAATGACTTGAGTGGAGCGCAGGAATATAGCAAAGCGGGTTATGTGCGGTTGATGGTAAGGCGGACAGAGTTAATACTAGCTATGTTACAAGAACGTGTCATGATGCTTCTCTTTGAGGTGGATTGCCTTTGGTTTGCCAATCCACTTCCACTGTGCAAGAAAGAGGCAAAGGGGTATGACATCGTTGCATCGGCTATATCAGACAGACCGGGCATGATTGCAGCTGGTTTTCTGTACATGCTTCCGACAAATCGAATGATAACGTTCTGGAAAAAGCTCACTGAGCGGTTGCAGAGACTAGGTAAACAAATTCAGCATTTTTCCGAAGGTAGAAGCATCTCAGAGAGCGACAATGACCAAACCTACTTTAACCGGCTGGTCAAAGATAAATATGCTGGTATTAAGGTCAATGTTTTGCCATTCGAAATATTTGCTGACGGCCGTTGGTACAAGCTGTCGGATCAGGAGAAGGAAGACATTGACCCATTAATCGTCAACAACAATTGGGTGTCGGGGAATAAACTGAAAATCCGAAGGGCCAAGAAGTTTGGACATTGGTTTTGGAAAGAGAAAAGTGGAAAGTGTGATAAGACACTGGTAAATGATACTGTATACCAAGTTGATGAAAaagatttaaatttttaa
- the LOC121369149 gene encoding beta-arabinofuranosyltransferase RAY1-like isoform X2, translating to MYMGIHRQVLFITTDSYSRKRIKRDWPAVKVVAVLDLNDLSGAQEYSKAGYVRLMVRRTELILAMLQERVMMLLFEVDCLWFANPLPLCKKEAKGYDIVASAISDRPGMIAAGFLYMLPTNRMITFWKKLTERLQRLGKQIQHFSEGRSISESDNDQTYFNRLVKDKYAGIKVNVLPFEIFADGRWYKLSDQEKEDIDPLIVNNNWVSGNKLKIRRAKKFGHWFWKEKSGKCDKTLVNDTVYQVDEKDLNF from the coding sequence ATGTACATGGGCATTCATAGGCAGGTGTTATTCATCACAACAGACAGCTACTCTCGGAAGAGGATAAAGAGAGACTGGCCAGCTGTTAAGGTTGTTGCTGTACTCGATCTGAATGACTTGAGTGGAGCGCAGGAATATAGCAAAGCGGGTTATGTGCGGTTGATGGTAAGGCGGACAGAGTTAATACTAGCTATGTTACAAGAACGTGTCATGATGCTTCTCTTTGAGGTGGATTGCCTTTGGTTTGCCAATCCACTTCCACTGTGCAAGAAAGAGGCAAAGGGGTATGACATCGTTGCATCGGCTATATCAGACAGACCGGGCATGATTGCAGCTGGTTTTCTGTACATGCTTCCGACAAATCGAATGATAACGTTCTGGAAAAAGCTCACTGAGCGGTTGCAGAGACTAGGTAAACAAATTCAGCATTTTTCCGAAGGTAGAAGCATCTCAGAGAGCGACAATGACCAAACCTACTTTAACCGGCTGGTCAAAGATAAATATGCTGGTATTAAGGTCAATGTTTTGCCATTCGAAATATTTGCTGACGGCCGTTGGTACAAGCTGTCGGATCAGGAGAAGGAAGACATTGACCCATTAATCGTCAACAACAATTGGGTGTCGGGGAATAAACTGAAAATCCGAAGGGCCAAGAAGTTTGGACATTGGTTTTGGAAAGAGAAAAGTGGAAAGTGTGATAAGACACTGGTAAATGATACTGTATACCAAGTTGATGAAAaagatttaaatttttaa